The Vannielia litorea genome segment AAGGCCTTGGCATAAGCGGCAGTCCGGGCCTCAGTTAGGGCGGTGAAGCGCAGGGCCGCCTTTTCGGCCTCGGCCTTGGCCGCTTCCGCTGCCGCGGTGATCCGATCGTCGGTCTTTTTTTGCTGCCGGGCAATGATGAAGCCGAACCAGGCCACCACCACGGGCAGGAAGAGAGTGGACAGGATGAAACGGAGCCATTGGGCCGGACCGGTGTCTTGCTTCAACTGCAGAAGTTCGAGCCGGAGTTTCACCAGCTCCAGCGCTTGCACCTCGGGCGGCACGTCGTGGGCCAGCAAGGCGAGCGGAAGCAGGGTGAAGGCGAGGGCTGCAGGGGCAAGGCAGTGGAGGGTAGACATTGCGGTCTCCTACACAGGCGATGCCCCAGCCTGACCGGGAAGCGTGGTTCCGTCCAGCAAAACTTGTGGGCCAGCTTGGGGGCAGGTCGGACCCCGAGTGTGGGCGGTCCAGCGTGAGCCCCCCGAGCGCAGGGAGGCCACGTGACGCAAAAAGGGCGCCCGGAGGCGCCCTTTCGAAACTCTTGCGATGCCGGTCGCCGGTCAGCCCTTGGGGGCCTCGGGGGTGGGCAGCGGCTTGGGGGCGGAGGTGTTGCCGGAGGCGAGCGGGTCGTCCTGACGTTGCACCGAGCCCTCGAAGTGAGCGCCGCTTTCGATCGCGATGGTCTTGTGGATGATGTCGCCTTCGACGCGCGCGGTCGAGGTCAGGCGGACCTTCAGGCCGCGCACGCGGCCGACGACGCGGCCGTTCACCACCACGTCATCTGCGATGCACTCGCCGCGCACGGTGGCGCCTTCGCCGACGGTCAGCAGGTGGGCGCGGATGTCGCCTTCCACGGTGCCTTCGATCTGGATGTCGCCGGTGGTCTTGATGTTGCCGACGATGGTCAGGTCGGAAGACAGCGTCGACGCGGGCGGCTTGGCCTTGGGCGCGCTGGAGGCGCCGGAGGACGCGGGTGCGCTCGAGGGCGGGGTGGTTGCCTGTTTGGCGGGGGTGCCTGCGTCGGAGCTACCGGGTTTGCCGGACTCGGCGCCAGCGCCGGAGCCAGGCTCGTTGATCCTGGATTTAGAAAACATCTTGTCCTGCCTTGATGTAGGTCATCGGGTTCACCGGCTTGCCGCCGACCCGCACTTCATAGTGGAGGTGGACGCCAGTGGACCGTCCGGTGCTTCCCATATCACCGATGCGATCCCCGCGCGAGACCCTTTGACCCACTTTCACGCGAATGGCGCTCATATGCGCATAGCGGGTTTCGATGCCGAACTCGTGCTGGATTTTCACCAGGTTGCCGTAGCCCGACTGGCGCCCTGCGTGGATCACGACACCGTCGCCGGTGGCGTAGATCGGGGTGCCGTAGGCGGCGGCGAAGTCGGTGCCGTTGTGCATGCGGCCCCAGCGCGGCCCGAAGCCGGAGGTGAAGCGGAAGGCGGATTTGACTGGCACAGAGAAGGGGGCCTTCTGGGCGGCGATGCGGTAGTAGTCCATCCGCTCCAGACCCTTGAGGATGTTGTTGGCCCGGTTCTGGCCCATGTCCAGCGGCATGCCCTTGGTCGAGAAGGTCAGCGGGGTCAGCGGGCCGCCCTGGCCCGAGTAGCCGCGCTTGACGGTCGAGATCAGCTGGTCCGGCGGCAGGCCGGCGTCGCGGAACATCTTGTCGAGCGGCGCGACGGAGACGGTGAGCGCCTCTTCGAGCTGGGTGAAGATCTGGTCGTTGCGGTCGAGGATCAGCTCGCGCTCAAAGGCGAGGGCCTGGGCCTCTTCGCGGGCGGCGGCGGCGGTATCGGCCATCGCATCGCGCTCGCGTGCGGTGCTTTCAAGAGCGACGGTAAGGAAGTCCACCGTGCCTTCGACATCCGTCAGCCGGCCATCGGTGGTTTTGGCGGAGCCGGTGGCGCCTTCGAGCGTGGCGATTGCCTCGGCCTGACCGGCCAGCGCCTGATCCCGCTCTTTCATGGTGCGGCGCAGCGTGCCCTGCACCACGTTCAGCCCGGTCTCCAGTTCGCGGCGGCGGTCCTCGGAGGCGAGCAGGTCGGACTGCATCACCGAGATCTGAGCCAGCGCGGCGTTGAAGCGTTCCTGCGCGGCGGCGGCCTCTTCGGCGCGGGCGTCGCGTTGGGCGGAGAGGGCGTTGAGGCGGGTCTCGTAGCTCTTCTGCTCGCGGGCGGCCTGCTCGCGGATCGAGCCGGAGCCGATCGAGTCCATCAGCAGGACGGCGGTGGCGATGATTGCCCAGCCGACCACCAGTGCAGAGCCCGCCAGCGCGATGAGCTGCGTTTCGGGCTTGAGCCGGATGAACCGGGTCTCGGTATCCGAGCGCAGAAAGAGCCGCTGCTCGGGCAAGTGGCGCTCAAGGGCGCTGTGCATGCGGTGCAAGACGCGTGCTTTCAATGATCCGTTCCTGTTCCCGTACCCCAAATACACCCGTACGGCCCCCCAGCGGCCATCACGGATTGCGAACGTGTTAACGTAACCGGGTGAGGGATGGCAAGTTTTGCTGGCCGCACAACGTGGTTAACCGCTGGTCAGGGCGCGCGATTCGGCAGGTTCTTGCCGATTTTTGCGCCAGTTGCCGCGCCCGGCGGCGCGGGCTGCGGCGGCCCGTCGCAGGGGCGCGTTGGCCGGGCGCGCGGTCAGGTGCCTTCGACCAGCGGCCAGTAGAAATCGGGCGGCATCCCGGCTTCGGCGCGCTTCTCTTCGTTGAAGGGCGGCTTCGGCCCGCCGGGGAAGTAGCGGCGCACGAGGGTGTGGAAGGCCTCTTTCGGGTCCAGCCCGTCGCGGCCGCAGATCCAGTTGAACCATTTGGCGCCATAGGCGACGTGGCTGACCTCTTCGGCGTAGATGGTTTGCAGTGCGGAGACGGCGGAGGTGGCCCCAGCCTTGGAGAAGAGGTCGATCATGCCCGGCGTCACGTCGAGCCCGCGGGCCTCCAGCACCATCGGGACGACGGCGAGGCGGGCGGGCAGATCATGCGCGGTGTCGGAGGCGGCGCGCCACATGCCGGCGTGGGCATCGAGGCTGCCGTATTCCATGCCCAGCTCGCGCAGGCAGTCGTCCATCAGCATGAAGTGGCGGCTCTCGTCATCCGCCGCGCGCACCCAGTCGTCGTAGAAGCCGAGCGGCATGGGGGTGCCGGTGAAGCGGGCGACGACATCCCAGTGCAGGTCGATGGCGTTCAACTCGATATGGGCGACGGCGTGGAGGATCGCCTTGCGGCCGGCCTCGGTGCCGGGGCGGCGGCGGGGCACGTCTCGCGGGTCGAGCAGGGCGGGTTTGGCGGGGCGGGCGGGCGCATCGGGCGGCTGCGCTGTGCCGATGGGCAGCGGCGTGCCGGCCTCGCGGGAGGCGAGCCATGTGGCGGCGTGGCGGCGCGACAGCTCGGCTTTGCCGCGGCCCTGCGGGCAGGTGAGGACTTCGGTGGCGAGGGCGGCGAGGGTCGTGGTCATGGCGGGGGTTTAGCCCACGACCAATCGGGACGGAAGCCGTGGGGCGGGACGGCGCTGCGCGGCTCGCGTGGGAGTGCTGCTGGGTGGGGTGCGCCATGAATGTGCACCCGACGGATCTGGACGGTCTCTGGACGCGTGAAGATTGTGTGCGGTCCGGTTATGCGGAGTACCCTGCCCGGTGCGCGCCGTAAGGCGCCGGGCAGCGCCGTCCCGTCCCCCGGGGCGGCGCTTTGGTGAGGTTGAGTGCTACCTTAGAGGGAAGATGACCACTGCGCTATAAAGTGGCACGCACAGAGGTTGATAGCGCCACCTCACGGGACGGCGCTGCTCGGCTTTGGTTGTGGAATTCGGCGTGGTGCCGGATCAATCCCGGCCTACGCGGTCACAGCCCCTGCGCCGCCTCCAGCACCTCTTCGACGTGGCCTTTGACCTTCACCTTGCGCCACTCGCGGACCACTTTGCCCTCGCCGTCGATCAGGAAGGTCGCCCGTTCGATGCCCATGCTCTTCTTGCCGTACATGTTCTTCTCGACCCACACCCCGTAGGCCTCGCAGACGGCGCCGTCTTCATCGGCCACCAACGGGATGCCGAGATCGTGCTTGGCGATGAACTTCTCGTGCTTGGCCACGGTGTCGCGGCTCACGCCGACGATCTTGGCCCCGGCCTTGCCGAAGGCCTCCAGCGCGGCGGTGAACTCGATGGCCTCGGTGGTGCAGCCCGGCGTGTCATCGCGCGGGTAGAAGTAAAGCACCACCGGCGCGGGCTGCAGGCCGGAGAGCGAAATCTCGCCGCCGCCATCGCGGGGCAGGGTGAAATCAGGGGCTTTCTGGCC includes the following:
- a CDS encoding polymer-forming cytoskeletal protein, which translates into the protein MFSKSRINEPGSGAGAESGKPGSSDAGTPAKQATTPPSSAPASSGASSAPKAKPPASTLSSDLTIVGNIKTTGDIQIEGTVEGDIRAHLLTVGEGATVRGECIADDVVVNGRVVGRVRGLKVRLTSTARVEGDIIHKTIAIESGAHFEGSVQRQDDPLASGNTSAPKPLPTPEAPKG
- a CDS encoding DUF5930 domain-containing protein, with the protein product MHSALERHLPEQRLFLRSDTETRFIRLKPETQLIALAGSALVVGWAIIATAVLLMDSIGSGSIREQAAREQKSYETRLNALSAQRDARAEEAAAAQERFNAALAQISVMQSDLLASEDRRRELETGLNVVQGTLRRTMKERDQALAGQAEAIATLEGATGSAKTTDGRLTDVEGTVDFLTVALESTARERDAMADTAAAAREEAQALAFERELILDRNDQIFTQLEEALTVSVAPLDKMFRDAGLPPDQLISTVKRGYSGQGGPLTPLTFSTKGMPLDMGQNRANNILKGLERMDYYRIAAQKAPFSVPVKSAFRFTSGFGPRWGRMHNGTDFAAAYGTPIYATGDGVVIHAGRQSGYGNLVKIQHEFGIETRYAHMSAIRVKVGQRVSRGDRIGDMGSTGRSTGVHLHYEVRVGGKPVNPMTYIKAGQDVF
- a CDS encoding ferritin-like domain-containing protein — encoded protein: MTTTLAALATEVLTCPQGRGKAELSRRHAATWLASREAGTPLPIGTAQPPDAPARPAKPALLDPRDVPRRRPGTEAGRKAILHAVAHIELNAIDLHWDVVARFTGTPMPLGFYDDWVRAADDESRHFMLMDDCLRELGMEYGSLDAHAGMWRAASDTAHDLPARLAVVPMVLEARGLDVTPGMIDLFSKAGATSAVSALQTIYAEEVSHVAYGAKWFNWICGRDGLDPKEAFHTLVRRYFPGGPKPPFNEEKRAEAGMPPDFYWPLVEGT
- a CDS encoding peroxiredoxin — encoded protein: MDLTGQKAPDFTLPRDGGGEISLSGLQPAPVVLYFYPRDDTPGCTTEAIEFTAALEAFGKAGAKIVGVSRDTVAKHEKFIAKHDLGIPLVADEDGAVCEAYGVWVEKNMYGKKSMGIERATFLIDGEGKVVREWRKVKVKGHVEEVLEAAQGL